A region from the Drosophila mauritiana strain mau12 chromosome 2L, ASM438214v1, whole genome shotgun sequence genome encodes:
- the LOC117139320 gene encoding inosine triphosphate pyrophosphatase, with translation MSKPITFVTGNAKKLEELVAILGPSFPRTIVSQKIDLPELQGDIDEIAIKKCKEAARQVNGPVLVEDTSLCFNALEGLPGPYIKWFLEKLQPEGLHRLLHGWENKSAQAICTFGYCDGVDAEPLIFKGITEGVIVEPRGPRDFGWDPVFQPSGYDKTYAELPKSEKNTISHRYRALALLRQHFEKQDKLIN, from the exons ATGTCGAAACCAATTACCTTTGTCACCGGCAACGCCAAGAAGCTGGAAGAGTTGGTTGCCATCCTGGGTCCCAGCTTCCCGCGCACCATCGTGTCCCAGAAGATTGATCTTCCGGAATTGCAAG GGGACATCGATGAGATCGCCATCAAAAAGTGCAAGGAGGCAGCGCGTCAGGTGAATGGACCCGTGCTAGTGGAGGACACCAGTCTGTGCTTCAATGCGCTGGAGGGCTTGCCGGGTCcgtacatcaagtggttcctGGAGAAGCTGCAGCCGGAGGGGCTACACCGTCTGCTCCATGGTTGGGAGAACAAAAGCGCTCAGGCCATTTGCACCTTTGGCTACTGCGACGGTGTGGATGCCGAGCCACTAATCTTTAAGGGCATCACCGAGGGCGTTATCGTCGAACCTCGCGGCCCCCGGGACTTTGGATG GGATCCGGTGTTCCAGCCCAGTGGCTACGATAAGACCTACGCCGAACTGCCCAAATCCGAGAAGAACACGATTTCCCATCGCTACCGCGCTTTAGCTCTACTGCGGCAGCACTTCGAGAAACAGGACAAGTTAATAAACTAG
- the LOC117139309 gene encoding mannose-P-dolichol utilization defect 1 protein homolog, producing the protein MTDLIRQGALFLMSEKCYDNYFLEHNFLDVPCFKALLSKGLGLAIIAGSVLVKVPQVLKILNSKSGEGINIVGVVLDLLAISFHLSYNFMHGYPFSAWGDSTFLAIQTVTIAVLVLFFNGRKAQSGLFLVGYVVLMYVLNSGLTPMSVLFTIQSCNIPILLVGKLSQAYTNYQAGSTGQLSAATVIMMFAGSVARIFTSIQETGDFMIILTFIASTFANSVILGQLIYYWNKPAGVKVKASKAKKPKTKKDD; encoded by the exons ATGACGGATCTTATCAGGCAGGGTGCTCTGTTCCTTATGAGCGAGAAGTGCTATGATAACTACTTCCTGGAGCACAACTTTCTAGACG TTCCCTGCTTCAAGGCTTTGCTGAGCAAGGGCCTGGGATTGGCCATTATCGCCGGTTCCGTGCTGGTCAAAGTACCACAAGTGCTGAAGATCCTTAACAGCAAGTCTGGCGAGGGCATCAACATTGTGGGCGTGGTGTTGGACCTGCTGGCCATCTCCTTCCACCTGTCGTACAACTTTATGCATGGCTATCCGTTTAGTGCCTGGGGCGACAGTACCTTCCTGGCCATCCAGACAGTCACGATTGCTGTCCTGGTCTTGTTCTTCAACGGGCGCAAGGCGCAGTCAGGACTCTTTCTAGTGGGATATGTCGTGCTGATGTATGTTCTCAATTCGGGACTAACGCCCATGTCGGTGCTGTTCACCATCCAGAGCTGCAACATTCCCATTCTGCTGGTGGGCAAGCTGTCCCAGGCGTACACCAACTACCAGGCTGGATCCACTGGTCAGTTGTCAGCCGCCACTGTGATCATGATGTTTGCAGGATCAGTGGCTCGCATCTTCACCTCCATCCAGGAGACTGGTGACTTTATGATCATCCTCACCTTCATTGCCTCTACCTTTGCCAATTCGGTTATTCTGGGCCAGCTGATCTACTACTGGAACAAACCCGCTGGCGTCAAGGTGAAGGCTTCAAAGGCCAAGAAGCCGAAGACCAAGAAGGATGACTAA
- the LOC117139010 gene encoding GDP-mannose 4,6 dehydratase, translating into MINTRLIAMSTSDGAPETKKPRPECSSNGSKDQNGTEAGAEGDSRDKVALITGITGQDGSYLAEFLLKKDYEVHGIIRRASTFNTTRIEHLYADPKAHKGGRMKLHYGDMTDSSSLVKIISVVKPTEIYNLAAQSHVKVSFDLSEYTAEVDAVGTLRILDAIRTCGMEKNVRFYQASTSELYGKVVETPQNEQTPFYPRSPYACAKMYGFWIVINYREAYNMYACNGILFNHESPRRGENFVTRKITRSVAKIYHKQMEYFELGNLDSKRDWGHASDYVEAMWMMLQRESPSDYVIATGETHSVREFVEAAFKHIDREITWKGKGVDEVGVESGTGIVRVRINPKYFRPTEVDLLQGDASKANRELNWTPKVSFVELVSDMMKADIELMRKNPIA; encoded by the exons ATGATAAATACCCGGCTAATTGCAATGTCGACTTCCGATGGGGCCCCGGAAACCAAGAAGCCACGTCCTGaatgcagcagcaacggcagcaagGACCAAAATGGAACGGAAGCCGGCGCCGAAGGCGATTCCCGTGATAAAGTGGCGCTGATAACAGGCATAACTGGCCAG GATGGCTCCTACTTGGCAGAGTTCCTGCTCAAGAAGGACTACGAAGTGCACGGCATTATTCGGCGGGCCAGCACCTTTAACACCACCCGCATTGAGCATCTATATGCCGATCCAAAGGCGCACAAAGGTGGGCGGATGAAGCTCCACTATGGCGACATGACGGACAGCAGCAGCCTGGTGAAGATCATCAGTGTGGTGAAGCCCACGGAGATCTACAATTTGGCAGCACAATCTCATGTCAAGGTCTCCTTCGATCTCAGTGAGTACACGGCCGAGGTGGACGCCGTGGGCACGTTGCGTATTCTGGACGCCATCCGCACTTGTGGCATGGAGAAGAACGTAAGGTTCTACCAAGCCTCTACTTCGGAGTTGTATGGTAAAGTGGTGGAGACGCCCCAAAACGAACAGACGCCCTTCTACCCTAGGTCGCCATATG CCTGCGCAAAGATGTACGGCTTTTGGATCGTCATCAACTACCGGGAAGCCTACAACATGTACGCCTGTAATGGAATCCTCTTCAACCATGAGAGTCCACGACGTGGCGAAAACTTTGTGACTAGAAAAATTACCCGTAGCGTGGCCAAGATTTATCACAAGCAAATGGAGTACTTTGAACTGGGCAATCTGGACTCGAAGCGCGACTGGGGACATGCCAGCGACTACGTGGAGGCCATGTGGATGATGCTGCAGCGGGAGTCTCCGTCCGACTACGTCATAGCTACAGGCGAAACGCACAGTGTGCGCGAATTCGTGGAAGCCGCGTTCAAGCATATTGATCGAGAGATAACGTGGAAGGGCAAGGGTGTGGACGAGGTGGGAGTGGAGAGCGGCACGGGTATTGTGCGCGTCCGCATAAATCCAAAGTATTTCCGGCCGACGGAGGTCGATCTGCTGCAAGGCGACGCGTCCAAAGCCAATCGAGAGCTAAACTGGACGCCTAAAGTTAGCTTCGTCGAATTGGTTAGCGACATGATGAAGGCTGACATCGAATTAATGAGGAAAAACCCAATCGCTTAG